Sequence from the Acidobacteriota bacterium genome:
AGCTCACCATCCACATCTTCACGTCGGTTCGCTGTTTCCAGGGGGCCAGGAACTTCGCCGCCAGGGGCGGCCGAAGCTCGACCAGTGCCCGGCCGACCTGCGCCCACGGCTCGGTCTCGTTGATCCGGTCGGGGTGCCGTTGCCCGTAGCGGATGACTCGCCGGTGATAGCCGAGATCGACCAGTTCCTCGAGGACCTTCGCCCGAAAGTCGGGTCCTTTCCAGGACGAACGGTCCGCCAATTCGAGCAGTTCCTCCAATTCAACGGCTCCGGCGCCCCGGAAGAAGGCGCACTGCAGTGCGCTCCGGCACTGGCCGCCACGGTGCTTCTCCCGTTTCCCTGCCAGGAGGGCCATCAGGGAGAAGGCGTGCACGGAGGGCTCCTCCCCCAATTCCATCCGATATTTCACTCTTTTCCTGATCTCCGGCAGAAGCCCCGCTTCTTCCGCCGTGGACCAGGCGTGCCTCGCGGGCCACTCGGATTCGACCTCCGTGTCGAAACTGATCCGGAGGGCGACATCCAGCAGTTCGTCGGTCTGTTTCCGGTCCGACAGGACCCGGGTGTACCTCGCCAGGGCAAAGGGGTCCCCCGGCGTGCGCTCCAGGACCGTATCGAGCACCGCTGCGGCCTTGTCGTGGAGTTTCAGCTCCTGGAAAGAATCGAAACATTCCAGGCGGAGGTTCGTGTCCTCCGGGTAATCCGCAAGGCAGCGGTCCCACTCCGCCTCGAGTTCGGCGGGGGGGAGGCCGGCCCGGGCCAGCAGCAGCAGGCGGTCCTTCCGGAACCACGGCTGCGCGCTCATGGCCGGCGGGGAAGGGCAGAGGGCCTTGCGGGCGTCGTCCCAGGCCTTGTCCTCCTGGAGCCATGTGATCAGCTTTTCCCACCCCCAGCCGTACCAGGGGGCGGCGGCGACAGCGGCGCTCATGGCCTTGCGGGCCGGCTCGCGCTTCCCGGCCAGGCGCTGCAGCCAAGCCAGGCGCCCGTCCACCGGCGAGGGATCGGGGAGGTAACGGCGGACCTGTTCCAGGACGGCCACGGCCTCCTCCAGCCGCCGCTCCTGGGCCAGGAGCATCGCCAGTTCGTCCGCCGCGTCGAACAGCCCCGCGTTCAACTCCAGGGACCGCCGGAAACACGCTTCCGCCTCCTTCTGCCGGGCCGGCTGACCCGTCGAGGCCAGGTTCCGCGCCAGCAGGAGCCACAGCCAGGCGCCCGACGGGTCGAGCTGGACGCCGTCCCGGGCCAAGGCCACGGCTTCCCTGGCCTCCCCGAGGTCCGACAGCACGTCCAGGGCGCACTCGCGCCGGAAGACGTTTCGGGGGTCGGCCGCCAGCCCCTCGAGGGCCAGCGCCCGAGCGTCCGGGCCCCGGTCCTGTCGCATGAGGTACCCGATCCGGGCCTTCCAGATCTCGGAGGAGAAGGGGGCCACGTCCCGGGCCGCGTTCAGCCACCTCTCCGCGCCTTCCTGGTCCTCCCGGCGTTCCCGCAGGCGCGAAAGCTGAAGCTGCACCCCCGTGTTCCCGGGGTGACGCCGGTTGATCTCCAGGAGGACGCCCTCGGCCTGCTCGTCCTGTCCCAGCGCCCGGCAGGCCTGGGCGAGGGAGAGGCGGAGATCGACGTGGTAGGGGAAGCGCTCCACGGCCGCGGCCAGGAGCTCGCGGGCCCGCTCCGCGTCGCTGCGGCCCTGCCCGTAATCCAGCCAGAGGTCGGCAACGGCCTCCAGGACCTCCGGGTCGTCGGGCCGGGCCTGCCGCCACCGGGTCACCGCGGCTTCCGCGGCGGCGAGACCGAAGCGCTTCGCGATCATGAAGGCGAGGTCCCGGGCGATGTGGAGGCGGCCGATGCAGCGCATCAGCAGAATTTCGATCCGGTCGAAGAGCTTCTGCCGGTCGGCCTCCGGCAGCCCCGCGGCGCACTCCCAGGCCCGCCGGTAGGCGTAGAAATCCTCCGGTTCCGCCTCCGCCGCCCGGAGCCAGTGATCCGTCGCCGTCCGCCAGATGCCCCGCGCTTCCGCCCACGAGGCGTGCATGCGCAGGGTCGAGGGGTTCCTCGGGGCGGTCCGGTCGCATTCCGACAGGACCCGCTCGATTTCCGGGGCCAGTTGGGGCCGCTCCGCCACCGGCCTGAGCTCGAACTCCCCGATCCGGATCAGGGCCAGTTCCCGCCAGGCCCAGCCGTCCTCGGCGTTGCGGGCGACCCGCTCCCGGACCAGCCGGAGCCGTTCCTCCTCCGTCTCGGCGCCGGCCAGGCGGTCGTGCAGCAGTTCCTCCATCTCGTCGTGGCCCGGGTGCTCCGCCACCCACCGGCGGGCCAGGTCCACGGCGGCGGCGTTCCCCTCCCGCACGGCGGCGGCGTCCAGGAGGTGCCGGCGGGCGGTCGTGGAGAAGGGCGACAGACGAACCCACTCCCCGGCGTGATGCCGCACGTTTTCCCACTCTCCCCGCAGGCGGTGGAACACCAGCCGGGCCTCGTGGAAACCGGCGGTTTCCGGGCGGTCCGCCAGGCGGCGCAGCCCGGCTTCCGCCTCCTCCCAGCGCCCCAGGCGGCACCAGAACGGGACCGCCGCCTGGACCCACTCCGGGTCGTCCCCGTGGGTCTGCAAAGCTTCTCCCAGGGCGGCGGCGGTTCGCTCGGGGTGCCCGAAATCCTCGAGGGCGTCCACCCAGGTGAACCAGGGCCCCAGGGGTCTCGGGGACGTCGCCAGCCGCCGGGCCCGGTCCTCCAGCCAGCCCAGCCCGTCCTCCTCCCGGCCGTCCAGGCGTAAGACGTTGCACCAGGTGCGGGCGTTGGCGTCGTCCTCGTCCGCCAGGCATGCCGCCGCCCGGTAAGCCAGCCGGCCGGCGGGGGTCGGCCCGCCCGTCCAGGTCAGCCGCCCCAGGGTGTACCAGATTTCCTCGTTCCCGCCGCCGCGGGCCAGGACGGTGCGCAGGAGCCGGAGCGCGCGCTGGCGGCCGGGCTCGGAGGCGGCGAGCAGGTCCGCGTACTGGCAGACGTAGGTCTCCGGGGGGTACCACCAGTCCTGGGCGGCCTGCACCCCCGGCAACCGCCCCTTCTCCACCAGCTCCGCCAGGGTTTCCCGCAGGAGGGCCGTGTTGCCCAGGGAGCGGCAGGCCTGGACCAGGGACCGGCGGAAGAGCAGGCAGCCGGGGTGCTCGTTCAGCAGGCCCTGGAAGGACGTGAACGCTTCGCGAACGTGGCCCTCCAGCACTTTCTGGAAAGTCTCCAGGTAGCGGGTGACCACGTGGCCGGGCAGCTCCCGGGCGAGCTCGCTCACCACCCGGCGGGCGGCGGGCGGCCCCGCGTCGCGCAATGCCCGGCCGTGCTCGTGGAAGGCGGCGACGGCCTTCGCCTCGTCGGGGGGGATGATCCGGTCCAGGACGGCGGCGCGGTCCCGGGGCACGGCAGCCAGGCCCCGCGGCCCGAGGGGGGACTCGTCGGCGCCCAGGCCGTCCAGCAGCAACTCCCCCAGCCGGGGGAAGGAGGGGTCGTGGTACAGCAGGGTCCCCGCCGCCTCGTCCACCCCCACCGCCGCCACCGCGTGGCCGGAACTCTCGGCCTGCAGCGTGAGGACGAACGGCACCCCGGCCAGGACCAGTTCCCGGGCGATCCCCGGCGTCGCCCGGAAGTGACGGACCGCCAGGCCGCGCCCCTCCAGCCAGTCCGCCGCATCCCAGGCGGTGGTCCCCCCGAAGCTGATCTCCCCGGCGATGGCGTCCGCGCTCAGGTCCATCCCCAGGGCGTGCAGCACGGCCGCCATGCTCGTGGGCATGCAGGCGTCGTGCTTCTGGGAGACCCGCCAGAACGGCAGGAGGTGACGACGGCCGGCGGGGTTCCGGCGCAGGTTCTTCAGTGCCGCCCGGTAGAAGGGCGACCCCGTTTCCTCGGCCCACCGTTCGAGGGCCGCCCGGTCCTCCGCAAGGTCCGCAATGTCGAGCCGGGCGCGGGCCACCATGTCCCGGGTCTCCCGATCCGGCCGGGGCGCCAGGTCCGCCAGTCGGTCCACCAGCGCCGACGCCCGCCCCAGCAAACGGCCCCGGTCCGCGCCGTCCAGGGCCTCGGCGTGGGCGCACAGGAGCCAGGCGGCGTAGGACGCCATCTCCACGGACTCCCCCGCCTCGGCGGCGTCGGCGATCCGGCGAGCCGCTTCCGGGAGCCGCCCGCACTTGATCATGGCCTGCCCCAGCACCCGCGCCGTCCAGGGTTTGCCCGGAGATGCCATCCAGGAGCGGCGGGCGGCGTCGCAGGCCTCTTCCCAGCGGTCGGCGGCCAGCAGGACGTTCGCTTCCGAGGACAGCACCCAGGCGTCCTCCGGCCTGAGGGCCTTCGCCCGGTCCAGGCAGGCGAAGGCGTTCCCGAAGTCCCGTAAAACGGTCCAGTGCATGGCGATGGAGCCGAGCCAGGAGGCCTTCAGTTCGGGGTCGTCGGTGTCGAGTTCGGGTTCCGCCTCGAAATCCAGCAGGGTGTCGAGAAGGTCGGCACGGCGGCGCCCGACGTGCAGGGCGTAGCAGCGGACCTGGGGGTGCCGCGGCGCCCGGCGGGCGGCTTCCCGCTGCAGCCAGCGCGAGAGCCGGGGGCTGCCGATGCGGAACGCCAGGCGGCTGAAGAGGACCAGGTCCTCGATGGGGAAGGTGTCGGTGTCCGTCTCCGGCGTCCAGAGGTGGGCGCACCGGCGGTAGGCCTCCAGGAAGCGGTTCTGCTCGTACAGCGCCAGGATTTCCGAAAGCTCCACTGGCCCCTCCTCCTTCTCTAATCCATGATCGAAGCCCTCATCGCACGATAACCACCAGGAACTCCAGGGGCTCGTCACCGGTGTTGGCGATGCCGTGGGAGTGCCCCCGCCTGGTCACGAAGGTGTCGCCGGGCAGCGCGTCCACCTCGACCCCGTCGTCACGCTAACGGCCCTGGCCGGAGAGGATGACGCAGACTTCCTCGTCCGACGTGTGGATGTGGCCCCCGATGGACGCCCCGGGGTCCAGGCTCAGCCGCCCGATCATCTTGAAAGGACTCCCCCCGGGGGCCGCGTCGTGCGGCAGGGGGTCGCGCCCCCAGCATCCGCCGCTCCCGCCGTGGAAGTTCTCCCGGCGGACGGTTTCGCTTCGTTGAAATTTCCAGATCATGGTCCCGCCTCGGCGGGGATTGTAGCAGAAAAGGAGACGGAAGTCAGGAGGAAGGTTGTTAGGCTGAAGGCTGTTAGGCTGAAGGCTGTCAGGCTGAAGGCTGTCAGGCTGAAGGCTGTTAGGCTGAAGGCTGTTAGGCTGAAGGCTGTCAGGCTGAAGGCTGTTAGGCTGAAGGCTGTTAGGCTGAAGGTTGCCAGGCTGAAGGTTGCCAGGCTGAAGGTTGCCAGGCTGAAGGTTGTCAGGCTGAAGGGTTTGGGGTGAAGGGTTGACACTTCAGCCGGACGGGCATCCGCCTTTCTCTGCGGAGTGCGGCGCGCAGGCCGCCGGAGCGCCGCTTTGACCGCGCCGCGCAGTCTTCGGAGCGGCGCGATGACCGGGGGGACAAGGTTCCCTGGAGCGGTCCGGGCGTCGGATGCGGAAGGCAATCACGGGTAGACGGCGCTCCGGCAGCCTGCGCGCCTTTCGCCATCGGCCAAGTTCAAGGTGGCGCTCCGGCGGCCTGCGCGCCGCACTCCGCAGGATGACAGCAGTGCTCCGGTTTCATCGATGCGATTTGCGACGTTGACTTCGGTGTCGATGGCGACCGCGAAGGCGATGTCGACCACGATGGCGATGTCGACCGCGATGGCGATACCGATACCAATCAAACAAACTCCGGACCTACAGCCTAAACCCCTACAGCCTAAACCCCTACAGCCTAAACCCCTTTCGATTGCGACTGAGATACCGATACCGACAGGATGACCTCCGGAACTGCGGCCCGACCCGGATAAACCGTAAAGAAACCACGGATGGACACGGATGGACACGGATCATCCGGACGCTCCTGGATCAAAAAAACCAGGCGGTCTCAACCGCTCGCAAAGGCGCAAAGACGCCAAGTCTCGCAAAGCCGGAACCGGGAAAGGGGAATTTCTTCGCGAGCTTGGCGCCTTGACGAGAGCCGATCCGGATCCGGGTCTCGCAAGGGCGCAAAGCCCTCAAAGGAAAACGGACAGCCCTCGGATGCGTCCAAGGGCCCTGAAAGATCGCCTTCACCGTATCGCCGCGCCGCCGGGGAAGACCTTCCGGAAGGTCTCTCACCACGGCACGGAGGCACGGGGAGGCGGCCTCTCCGATCACGGTCTGCGGGCCAAGCGCCGTCTCCTTGTCTCCGGTCTCCTCTCTCCGCAATTTCCCCTTGCATTTTCTGGCCGCCTGGTGTATTTTCCGCCCTCGCCTTGGGCCAGAGTAGCTCAGTGGTAGAGCAGGCGATTCGTAATCGTCAGGTCAAGGGTTCAACTCCCTTCTCTGGCTCCATTTGACAAGTCCGACAACGTTCGCCGAAGAACAAAGCCCTTGAGAAATCAAGGGCTTTTGATTTTTCGGCAGTCCGTCCACGGCCGGGAGAGTCCCTTGAAATCCGCCATTAAATAGGGTATTATTCAGGGGACCAGTGGTCTCTCGGAAGAGTGGTACCCTAATCGGGAGGATCTGACGATGCCTAAACGGAAACGCGATGCCCTGACCGATGTCCAGGTCCGGCAGGTCAAGCCCAGGGAGAAGCCCTATAAACTGGCTGACGGTCGCGGACTATATCTCTTCGTCAAACCAAATGGGTCCCGGTTGTGGCGAATGGATATCAAAGTTTCAGACCGCTGGGTGACGCTGTCCTTCGGTGAGTATCCCTTGATCAGTCTTAAGGAGGCTAGGGACAAGCGGGATGATACCCTGAAGCTGAAGCGGGAGGGACGGGATCCGGTCCAGGTAAAAAAGGCCAAGGAAGCGGCTCAGGAAGCGGATTTGGCCACATTCGAAGTGGTCGCCCGGGAGTGGCAGGCCATGGCCGCCAAGGCTTGGACGCCGGATTACGCAACCGGTATCTTGCGGCGATTGGAAAAATGGGTGTTCCCGTATGTAGGTGGCTGCCCCATGGGCAAATTGACGTCACCCGAAATCCTCTCCGTCTGTCACCGGGTGGAGGCAAAGAGCGCTTACACGGCACACCGGGTTTTGCAATTGTTCGGGAAAGTGTTCCGTTTCGCTGTCGCGAAGGGCCTGGTCGGGGTCAACCCCGCGTTGGGATTGTCGGATGTTTTGACCCCCCACCAAGAGGAACACCGCGCGACGCTCACGGATCCCAAGGCGATCGGCATCCTTCTCCGGGCAATGGATGGTTATACCGGTGACATTTTGACGAGGGCCGCGTTGCGCCTCACACCCTACCTGATCCTTCGACCCGGCGAACTCCGAAGCCTCGAGTGGGCCATGATCCATTTCGATGTGCCCGAAATCCGGTTCCCCGGGAAGAGGATGAAAATGAAAACGCTGCCCCCGCATATCGTTCCCCTGGCTCGCCAAGCCGTGGAAGTGTTGATGGATATTCATCCGGTGACAGGGAAAGGACGATACGTCTTCCCATCCGTCCGGAAGGACGGACGCCCGATGTCCGAGAACACCGTTCGTTCCGCCCTCATCCGCTTAGGGTACCGGGGAGACGAACAGACGGCCCACGGGTTCCGAGCCATGGCGGACACTCTCTTGAACGAGATGGGTTTCAACCGCGATGCCATCGAGCGGCAGCTGGCCCACGGTGAACGGAACAAGGTCCGGGCTGCCTACAACCATGCCGAGCACCTGCCGGAGCGCCGGCGGATGATGCAGAAGTGGGCGGACTACCTCGACAAACTGAGAGGTCAGAAATGAACCACCTCTATGCGTTCTCCAAGTGGGACCCCCTCCAGGGCGAGGTCCCCGAGGCGGCGAACGAGGTTTTCCGGTCGACGGTGCAGGCCGTTCGCTCGCTGGTGAAGGGCCGGACCCTTCCGGAGTTGGTCGAGGCGGTCCGGTTCATCCAGGCCCTGAAACTCGATTGGATGGAATCGACAGAAGGGGCGGCGCCGGGTGCCGGGGACCCGTCGAGCGGCGGCAATGCCTCGCCCGGCTTTCCGGCGGCGGAAGAACTCGAAATCCTGAAGGACCGGACCGCTGACCTGAGTGCCCCGCAAGCCGGAATCCCGAACGCCAGGCCCTTCGAGTACTTCGCGGCCTGGGCCCTGTACAAGGCGGCCGCGGTGGTCATCGCCATGGAACGCGTCACCCGGCTCAAGGACAGGGCGAACCCGCTCAAGCCTGACAAGGCTTCGGGTGCGAACGCCGACGAGCGGCGGCAATACGCGAACGCCCGGGAAAACATGCGGTGTTTTTCCGAGGAGTTCTACGAGGCGGCGAGCCACGCCGAGCAGCTCCAACAGCAATCGGTGAGCCAGCCGGATGAGGCCGTCGCGATGAACCGTCGCGAGATGGCGGACCTGGGCCGTCGGGGGGGGCAGGTCCGGAACCGGCCGACCCGGGAAGTTCGGCTGTGGGTCCTGCGGGAGTTCCGGGCGGTCTGGAAAAAGCGCCGGTGGGCGAGCGTCCGCCAGGCGGCGCGTTCGCTGCAGAAAAGCGCGATCGAGAAAGCCCGGGAGCTGCACGCCCCCTGCCTGTACGGGGACGAGGAGAATGCCTTCAGAACGATCTACACCAGATGGATCCTCCCCTACTACAACCGCTACCTGAAGGAAAAAGTGGTGGACCTAGCCGCTAGCGCTACTACCGCTGGCGGCCAGCTCCACTAGACGACGCGGTTTTCTTCTTGGGACAATCGCCTTGTCCGCACCGGGACCCTCCCGAATTTTCGCGGACAGAGACGAAAAATGGGCTATCACTTCATCCCCGAGGCCGGTTTCCTCCGGTTGCACCAGATCATCGGCGCCCCGCGGCGGGGCATCCCCCCCATCATCCCGGTCTCGAAGACCACGTGGTACGAGGGCGTCAAGGACGGCCGCTTCCCGCGCCCCGTGAAGTTCGGCCGCCTGACCCTGTGGCGCGTCGAGGACATCCGGGACCTGCTGACCGCCCTGAGCTGTGCCGCCCCCCTTCTGTCGAGGTGAGGGGCCGTCATGCCCAGGAAAAACGACCGTCACCCGGCCGGGCGGGGGGAAGACGCATCCGGCGATCTCGAGCGGCCCGATGTTCGCACTGGGGCCGACCGGCGGTCGAGGTCGAACCTGCCGCCGGCCCGTGAGTCGTGCCGGGAACCGAAGCGCTTGAGACGGTATCGCCCCAGGGCTGCCCGCTGGGCCCGCCGGAGGTGAGGCATGGCCGACCCCGTCGAGGCCTTCAAGGACCGGTTGGAAGCGCAGGGGCTGGGCAGGCCGGACGTCGTCCCGGACGGCCGGCTGCACCGCTTCGACACCCCGGGGGAAAAGCGTGGCCGGAAATCGGGCTGGCTGATCTACCACCCCGAAGGGATCCCCTCGGGGGCGTTCGGCTCCTGGAAGTCGGGAGAGAGTCACAAGTGGTCTCACCGGGAGCTGTCTTCCCTGCGCCCCGAGGAGCGCGACGAGTTCCGCCGCCGGATGGTGCAGGCTCGCTGGGCCCGGCAGGAGGCGAGACAGGCGGAACAGGGGGCGGCCCGGGAGCGGGCACGGGAGATCTGGGAAAATGCTGGCCCAGAGCGGGGGGACCACCCCTACCTCGTTCGGAAAGGCGTCCGCCCTTACGGGCTCCGCCGGCGGGGAGAGACCCTGGTGATCCCGGCCCGGAACGCCGAGGGGGAACTGCAGACCCTGGCCTTCATCGACCCCGCCGGGGCGAAGCGCTACCTCGCGGGCGGGTGCAAAGCCGGCTGCGTCCACCTGATCGGGGAACCGGACGGCCTCTCGCCCATCGGCCTGGCCGAGGGGTACGCCACGGCCGCTTCCGTCCACTTGGCCACCGGGATGCCGGTGGCGATGGCCTTCGACGCGGGGAACCTCCCGGAAGCGGCCCGAATCACCCACCGGAATTACCCGGGGTGCCCCCTCGTTGTGTTCGGCGACGACGACCACGAGACGGCGGGGAACCCCGGCCGGCGCCAGGCCGAGGAGGCGGCGCAAGGCGTCAACGGCCGGGCGCTCTTCCCCCCGGGCCTGCAACCCGGCGAGAGCGACTGGAACGACCTGGGCCTCCGG
This genomic interval carries:
- a CDS encoding tetratricopeptide repeat protein, which produces MELSEILALYEQNRFLEAYRRCAHLWTPETDTDTFPIEDLVLFSRLAFRIGSPRLSRWLQREAARRAPRHPQVRCYALHVGRRRADLLDTLLDFEAEPELDTDDPELKASWLGSIAMHWTVLRDFGNAFACLDRAKALRPEDAWVLSSEANVLLAADRWEEACDAARRSWMASPGKPWTARVLGQAMIKCGRLPEAARRIADAAEAGESVEMASYAAWLLCAHAEALDGADRGRLLGRASALVDRLADLAPRPDRETRDMVARARLDIADLAEDRAALERWAEETGSPFYRAALKNLRRNPAGRRHLLPFWRVSQKHDACMPTSMAAVLHALGMDLSADAIAGEISFGGTTAWDAADWLEGRGLAVRHFRATPGIARELVLAGVPFVLTLQAESSGHAVAAVGVDEAAGTLLYHDPSFPRLGELLLDGLGADESPLGPRGLAAVPRDRAAVLDRIIPPDEAKAVAAFHEHGRALRDAGPPAARRVVSELARELPGHVVTRYLETFQKVLEGHVREAFTSFQGLLNEHPGCLLFRRSLVQACRSLGNTALLRETLAELVEKGRLPGVQAAQDWWYPPETYVCQYADLLAASEPGRQRALRLLRTVLARGGGNEEIWYTLGRLTWTGGPTPAGRLAYRAAACLADEDDANARTWCNVLRLDGREEDGLGWLEDRARRLATSPRPLGPWFTWVDALEDFGHPERTAAALGEALQTHGDDPEWVQAAVPFWCRLGRWEEAEAGLRRLADRPETAGFHEARLVFHRLRGEWENVRHHAGEWVRLSPFSTTARRHLLDAAAVREGNAAAVDLARRWVAEHPGHDEMEELLHDRLAGAETEEERLRLVRERVARNAEDGWAWRELALIRIGEFELRPVAERPQLAPEIERVLSECDRTAPRNPSTLRMHASWAEARGIWRTATDHWLRAAEAEPEDFYAYRRAWECAAGLPEADRQKLFDRIEILLMRCIGRLHIARDLAFMIAKRFGLAAAEAAVTRWRQARPDDPEVLEAVADLWLDYGQGRSDAERARELLAAAVERFPYHVDLRLSLAQACRALGQDEQAEGVLLEINRRHPGNTGVQLQLSRLRERREDQEGAERWLNAARDVAPFSSEIWKARIGYLMRQDRGPDARALALEGLAADPRNVFRRECALDVLSDLGEAREAVALARDGVQLDPSGAWLWLLLARNLASTGQPARQKEAEACFRRSLELNAGLFDAADELAMLLAQERRLEEAVAVLEQVRRYLPDPSPVDGRLAWLQRLAGKREPARKAMSAAVAAAPWYGWGWEKLITWLQEDKAWDDARKALCPSPPAMSAQPWFRKDRLLLLARAGLPPAELEAEWDRCLADYPEDTNLRLECFDSFQELKLHDKAAAVLDTVLERTPGDPFALARYTRVLSDRKQTDELLDVALRISFDTEVESEWPARHAWSTAEEAGLLPEIRKRVKYRMELGEEPSVHAFSLMALLAGKREKHRGGQCRSALQCAFFRGAGAVELEELLELADRSSWKGPDFRAKVLEELVDLGYHRRVIRYGQRHPDRINETEPWAQVGRALVELRPPLAAKFLAPWKQRTDVKMWMVSCFVMSLTYYGATRYREVMSACRDALRYLPHDHTARFLAHVLAETSILLGDLAVFRDAWSRYGGYFDGEVLKGEFFPKKWQHLLKDLPVLAQALERGDKRTFDTLSKRLRKNNVLFGRKSFFQNTDSRKRSTWAIGGVALGSFIAGVAFDLPALTSLAFTLAVANFLKVRFIDTRS
- a CDS encoding tyrosine-type recombinase/integrase — translated: MPKRKRDALTDVQVRQVKPREKPYKLADGRGLYLFVKPNGSRLWRMDIKVSDRWVTLSFGEYPLISLKEARDKRDDTLKLKREGRDPVQVKKAKEAAQEADLATFEVVAREWQAMAAKAWTPDYATGILRRLEKWVFPYVGGCPMGKLTSPEILSVCHRVEAKSAYTAHRVLQLFGKVFRFAVAKGLVGVNPALGLSDVLTPHQEEHRATLTDPKAIGILLRAMDGYTGDILTRAALRLTPYLILRPGELRSLEWAMIHFDVPEIRFPGKRMKMKTLPPHIVPLARQAVEVLMDIHPVTGKGRYVFPSVRKDGRPMSENTVRSALIRLGYRGDEQTAHGFRAMADTLLNEMGFNRDAIERQLAHGERNKVRAAYNHAEHLPERRRMMQKWADYLDKLRGQK
- a CDS encoding AlpA family phage regulatory protein — translated: MGYHFIPEAGFLRLHQIIGAPRRGIPPIIPVSKTTWYEGVKDGRFPRPVKFGRLTLWRVEDIRDLLTALSCAAPLLSR